The following are from one region of the Bacillus methanolicus MGA3 genome:
- a CDS encoding cytochrome ubiquinol oxidase subunit I gives MDPVMLARIQFALTTIYHFFFVPLTIGLAFIIALMQTLYVVKKKEIYKKMAKFWGHLFLINFAVGVVTGIIQEFQFGMNWSDYSRFVGDVFGAPLAIEALLAFFMESTFIGLWIFGWDRLPKKVHLASIWLVSIGSMLSGFWILTANAFMQVPVGYEMRNGRAEMVDFLALISNGQLWVEFPHVITGALCTGAFFVAGVSAYNLLKKKHIEFYKKSMNIALIIGLIGSLGAAFSGHDQAQYLVKTQPMKMAAAEGIWEDTPDPAPWSVFALIDTKNQENKFEINIPYALSYLSYSKFEGSLKGMKTLQAEYAKKYDRVVGEGTNYIPPVKTTYWSFRLMVGFGAAMILLSMLGLYLWKKGRLEQSNMFLKILVLSISFPFLANTFGWVMTEVGRQPWTVFGLMTTADAVSPNVSSGTILFSIIMYMLIFTILASVMVYLMVREIKRGPEHQGVKSTVLTDPFNKAGV, from the coding sequence ATGGATCCAGTAATGTTGGCAAGAATACAGTTTGCTTTAACTACAATCTACCACTTCTTCTTCGTGCCGCTTACCATTGGCCTTGCATTTATTATTGCTCTGATGCAAACATTATACGTTGTGAAGAAAAAAGAGATTTATAAAAAAATGGCAAAATTCTGGGGACATTTGTTCCTGATTAACTTTGCTGTAGGGGTTGTAACAGGAATTATTCAGGAATTCCAATTTGGAATGAACTGGTCAGATTATTCTAGATTTGTCGGTGACGTTTTCGGGGCGCCTCTGGCCATTGAAGCATTGCTTGCCTTTTTTATGGAATCAACTTTTATCGGCCTTTGGATTTTTGGCTGGGATCGTTTACCTAAAAAAGTGCACTTGGCAAGCATTTGGCTGGTATCTATCGGGTCCATGCTTTCCGGTTTTTGGATTTTAACGGCAAACGCCTTTATGCAAGTGCCTGTTGGTTATGAAATGAGAAATGGCAGGGCGGAAATGGTTGACTTTCTAGCGCTTATATCCAATGGACAATTATGGGTGGAGTTTCCACATGTTATCACAGGTGCATTGTGTACCGGAGCATTCTTTGTTGCAGGTGTTAGTGCCTATAACTTATTAAAAAAGAAACATATCGAATTTTACAAGAAATCGATGAATATCGCCTTAATCATTGGTTTAATTGGCAGTTTGGGTGCAGCCTTCAGCGGACACGATCAAGCGCAATATCTTGTGAAAACACAGCCAATGAAAATGGCAGCTGCAGAGGGCATTTGGGAAGATACGCCCGATCCTGCACCTTGGTCAGTATTTGCTTTGATTGATACAAAAAATCAGGAAAATAAGTTTGAAATAAATATTCCTTATGCATTAAGCTATTTATCTTATTCTAAATTTGAAGGCAGTTTAAAAGGAATGAAAACTCTACAAGCCGAATATGCGAAAAAATATGATCGAGTCGTTGGCGAAGGTACGAATTATATTCCTCCAGTCAAGACGACGTATTGGAGCTTCCGTTTAATGGTAGGATTTGGTGCAGCGATGATATTATTATCGATGCTTGGTCTGTATCTTTGGAAAAAGGGACGCCTTGAACAAAGCAACATGTTTTTGAAAATCCTAGTTCTTTCAATCTCATTTCCGTTTTTGGCAAACACTTTCGGATGGGTCATGACTGAAGTTGGACGTCAGCCATGGACGGTATTTGGATTGATGACAACAGCTGACGCTGTTTCACCGAATGTTTCTTCAGGGACAATTTTATTTTCTATTATTATGTACATGCTGATTTTCACGATTCTTGCAAGTGTCATGGTTTATTTAATGGTTCGAGAAATTAAACGAGGACCGGAGCATCAAGGTGTAAAATCTACTGTATTAACAGATCCATTCAATAAGGCAGGTGTTTAA
- the cydB gene encoding cytochrome d ubiquinol oxidase subunit II, with protein MELSELWFVLISVLFIGFFFLEGFDFGVGMSTRFLARDQKERTVMVNTIGPFWDANEVWLIAGAGAIFAAFPHWYATMFSGYYLLMLAVLLSLIGRGVSFEFRRKVADPRWTNMWDWVIFFGSLLPPFLLGVLFTSMLKGVPIHKDMNMDAGFSDVMNIYSIWGGLTITLLCLLHGLTFLSLKTEGEIRQRSAALAKKVFLAVFGSLVVFAGLSWFMTDIFEVRRIPEIIIVALIVLACGLSYYFIIKKREGMAFTMTGLGIVLTVSSIFVGLFPRVMVSSLNKAFHLTVYNASSGAYSLKVMTIVAATILPFVLGYTIWSYYIFRKRVSDKEHLTY; from the coding sequence ATGGAATTGAGTGAACTTTGGTTTGTTTTAATCTCCGTACTCTTTATTGGATTCTTCTTTCTTGAAGGTTTTGATTTTGGCGTAGGAATGTCGACTCGTTTCCTTGCTCGTGATCAAAAAGAGAGGACCGTAATGGTGAATACAATCGGTCCTTTTTGGGACGCGAATGAAGTATGGCTTATAGCTGGAGCGGGCGCCATTTTTGCAGCCTTTCCACATTGGTATGCAACTATGTTCAGCGGCTATTACTTACTGATGCTGGCAGTTTTGCTAAGCCTAATTGGTCGCGGTGTTTCTTTTGAATTTCGCCGCAAAGTTGCAGACCCACGCTGGACGAATATGTGGGACTGGGTAATCTTTTTTGGAAGCTTGCTGCCGCCGTTTCTACTAGGTGTCCTGTTTACAAGTATGCTTAAGGGTGTGCCGATCCATAAAGATATGAATATGGACGCCGGTTTTTCGGATGTTATGAATATTTATTCAATTTGGGGCGGTTTAACGATTACATTACTGTGTTTATTGCATGGTTTGACTTTCCTATCTCTAAAAACAGAAGGAGAGATCAGACAACGGTCGGCTGCATTGGCTAAAAAAGTGTTTTTGGCCGTTTTTGGATCGCTTGTCGTCTTTGCAGGACTCTCTTGGTTTATGACAGATATTTTTGAAGTACGCCGTATTCCAGAGATAATAATTGTCGCATTGATTGTGCTGGCATGTGGTTTATCATACTATTTCATTATCAAAAAGCGCGAAGGAATGGCATTCACTATGACGGGGCTTGGAATCGTGTTAACGGTATCATCAATTTTCGTTGGACTGTTCCCAAGAGTGATGGTCAGCTCTTTGAATAAAGCTTTTCATTTAACGGTTTACAACGCATCCAGCGGGGCATACTCTCTAAAAGTAATGACAATTGTGGCTGCAACTATATTACCATTTGTATTAGGGTATACTATTTGGAGCTACTATATTTTCCGCAAACGAGTATCTGACAAGGAGCATTTAACATACTGA
- the cydD gene encoding thiol reductant ABC exporter subunit CydD — protein MDKTLLSYKGIKPVLAGLAILTAIQSIIIIIQAYFLADAISSLFGGDLFAIVFKKLAIFFIAIVVRQLINILKKNMAYRFAARTSEEFRKSLLQKLFQLGPRFVKEEGSGQTVTLVIEGIMKFRRYLELVLPKFMNSAIIPVMICIFIFLKDIRSSVILILSFPILIVFMILLGLAAKSKADRQYESYQMLSNHFVDSLRGLETLKYLGLSKQHINKIIIVSERYRRATMGTLRIAFLSSFALDFITMLSIATVAVFLGIGLINGTMELHKALTILILAPEYFLPIREVGADYHATLDGKEAGKKVQEIIDKESLQQKQETIPLWKPTSTFSVKGISIHLSDSDRPALQNIQFSVSGSKKIGIIGASGAGKSTLIDLLSGFLTPSSGEFQVNGKKLTTLSQVHWQRQITYIPQHPYLFHDTVLNNIRFYYPEATEKEVEEAAERAGLTEVIQSLPQGFETIIGEGGRTLSGGQEQRIALARAFLGNRPVIMLDEPTAHLDIETEYELKETMLQLFNGKLVFFATHRLHWMLDMDLIIVLDQGKIVEIGTHEELIGKNSTYYQLVKTQMEGI, from the coding sequence ATGGATAAAACGCTGCTCTCGTACAAAGGGATTAAGCCGGTCCTGGCTGGACTTGCGATATTAACGGCTATTCAAAGTATTATCATTATTATTCAGGCTTATTTTTTGGCAGACGCAATCTCCTCCCTTTTTGGGGGAGATTTGTTTGCTATTGTCTTTAAAAAGTTAGCCATTTTCTTTATTGCAATAGTCGTACGACAACTGATTAATATATTGAAAAAAAATATGGCGTACCGTTTTGCTGCCAGAACGAGTGAAGAGTTCCGGAAGTCGTTGTTGCAAAAGTTGTTTCAGCTCGGCCCTCGTTTTGTAAAAGAAGAAGGTTCCGGGCAGACAGTCACCTTGGTCATTGAAGGCATTATGAAGTTTCGCCGCTATTTAGAGCTTGTTCTTCCGAAATTTATGAATTCGGCAATTATACCTGTCATGATTTGCATCTTTATTTTTTTAAAAGATATCCGTTCTTCTGTTATTTTAATCCTGTCTTTTCCGATACTTATTGTCTTTATGATTCTCCTAGGATTGGCGGCAAAAAGTAAGGCTGACCGCCAATATGAATCTTATCAAATGCTGTCAAATCATTTTGTTGATTCGTTGAGAGGATTGGAAACACTCAAATACTTGGGATTAAGCAAGCAGCATATCAACAAAATTATAATAGTAAGCGAAAGATATCGACGGGCTACAATGGGAACTTTGCGTATAGCCTTTTTATCTTCGTTTGCATTGGATTTTATTACAATGCTGTCAATAGCGACTGTTGCTGTTTTTCTTGGAATAGGATTAATTAACGGCACAATGGAGTTGCATAAAGCATTGACCATTCTTATCCTTGCACCGGAATATTTCCTCCCAATTAGGGAGGTTGGTGCAGATTACCATGCGACACTTGACGGAAAAGAAGCAGGCAAAAAGGTTCAGGAAATCATCGACAAAGAATCGCTGCAGCAAAAACAAGAGACTATCCCCCTTTGGAAACCAACTAGTACATTTTCTGTTAAAGGAATAAGTATTCATTTATCAGACAGTGATCGTCCAGCTTTGCAAAACATCCAATTTTCTGTCTCAGGCTCAAAAAAAATTGGGATTATTGGAGCCAGTGGTGCAGGAAAATCTACATTGATTGATTTATTAAGTGGATTTTTAACACCTTCGTCAGGTGAATTTCAGGTGAATGGCAAGAAGTTAACAACTTTATCTCAAGTACATTGGCAAAGACAAATTACATATATACCCCAACATCCTTATCTATTTCACGATACCGTTTTAAACAATATTCGCTTTTATTATCCGGAGGCAACAGAAAAAGAAGTAGAGGAGGCTGCAGAGAGAGCAGGCCTAACTGAAGTGATTCAATCGCTGCCCCAGGGATTCGAGACGATCATAGGGGAGGGTGGACGGACCCTTAGCGGTGGACAAGAACAACGGATAGCCCTTGCACGCGCATTCTTGGGCAATCGTCCTGTCATCATGCTTGATGAGCCAACTGCCCATCTTGACATTGAAACAGAATACGAATTAAAAGAGACGATGTTGCAATTGTTTAACGGAAAGCTTGTATTTTTTGCTACACATCGCTTGCATTGGATGCTTGATATGGATCTAATCATCGTCCTTGATCAAGGAAAAATTGTTGAAATCGGAACACACGAAGAGTTAATAGGGAAGAATTCTACTTATTATCAGCTTGTTAAAACACAAATGGAGGGCATCTAA